GGCAGGCTGGGGAGGGCAGCTGTGTGCCTATAGAAaatgctctgtgtgccatctttggtacttgtgccacaggttcaccatcgCTGATCTAGGCTGATCCTGCCCCCACCAAAAGGATACTGAGGACTACAAAAAGAGGATTTATCCAGGTTTACAAAACGTGACAATGCTGGGACCAGGATGCAGTACCACAGTTTTAACCATTTTTGactttccttttatctctagCACTTTGTGCAGTTcttgaaacaaaatatataataaaagtttgttgGCTAACAGATAAGATGAATTAAGGCTCATAagggtcaagtgattttcccCAAATCCCATAAAGCATCAACAGATGGAGGACAGTTCTTCTGCTAAGAAAGGGAGCTCATTGGATAAGGGGAATGAGAAACAActcacagagccaggaagaaaTGGAGACGCTGGTATTGCCAGGGAGGTCGACCAGCCCGGGCAAAATAGGCTATGATCATTGCCAGGAGGTACTGatgaacagaaagagaaaagttcACAGTCAGAAAACAAAGAGGGTGGGCAGCAATAGCAACAGGGATATACTGGGGAGGAGATATAAAGGGAGAGAGTTGGGAAGGGTCTGGATAGGGGAGGTTCAGATCCTGGTTGGGAGCAGTTTAAGATCCTgtattcaggaagataagttaccaaagcagggagagaaagaggaaactgGGGGATGAGTGGAGTTTCTATCTGAACTGTATGTGTACCTGTGATCTTAAAGAAAACAAGGGTGGAACAGAGGGACCATAAGATATAGGAGAACATGGGCTACTGACACAAAGAAGAAAGGAGGCTAAAACTGAAGTTTCCTACTGGGTAGTGGTAATTAGGGGATTAACTCCTAATTCTGAAGGGTAGGAAGGAGTACAGAATAGGCCCCAGAATGCCTTCTTGAGTGAGGACTAGGAAACCAGGACCTCTATtccatctgtaatggggataggggtaatttacagatgaagagaattGGAGTTTTCTAAAAAGGATGTGTATATGAATAAGTCAGGCCAAGCTTACCTTGTCTGACACCCGAAGTTTTCTGTCCCAGGCCAAGAAGCTCTGGACAACAGGGTCCTCTATGGAGGGAGATGCAGGGAGGCTGTATTGGGCTGGGGATGGAGAGGGTGGACCCACCAGATCCGAGAGAAGAGGCTGCTTCCCCATTCTGTCTCCCCCTTGGAAAAGGGACCATTTGAGGGACCCAAGAGTGGAACCAGAtagggaaaaatggaagaaagacagCCCCTCTGAAGCCCCTATACGGTTATGAGCCTTTGCTCAGACACCTCCAGTGATGGGATTCTAATAACTGATCTCTTGAGGTTTCTTGTTCCATTATTACAGTTTTAATTGTTAAAGAAAATTGTAGGAGGGGGAGGTTGAAGTCCTACCTAGCAGCCTATTGAAGGCTTTGTGATCCCCAGGCCGTACTGAGGGCACCCTGCGTCTCTTCAATTGCATTTTGAGACCAAACATGCCCTTCACAGACCACCTGTCCTGGGTTCCTGTGAATGTCAAGTCTGACTGTTTCCTCTTCAGGCCTTGAATCCTGGGAAGTGAGCTAGTAGGTATCCAGGAAGCTGGAAGTCAGAAGACCAGAAACTATTAGCAAACTGTCTCCCTTTGGGTACCTTC
The Gracilinanus agilis isolate LMUSP501 unplaced genomic scaffold, AgileGrace unplaced_scaffold41754, whole genome shotgun sequence DNA segment above includes these coding regions:
- the LOC123255252 gene encoding speedy protein E4-like, which codes for TQDRWSVKGMFGLKMQLKRRRVPSVRPGDHKAFNRLLEDPVVQSFLAWDRKLRVSDKYLLAMIIAYFARAGRPPWQYQRLHFFLALYLANDMEEDRQGPKHGMFAFLFGQDSTQRAKFQWLRAQLFQAIGWKAWVTREECEEIQAYQPEHWVWKRDRALLQ